The following are encoded in a window of Candidatus Thermoplasmatota archaeon genomic DNA:
- a CDS encoding cystathionine gamma-synthase, which yields MKFATKAIHIGQEPEKSTGSVVVPIYQTSTYAQDGVDKSRGYEYSRTANPTRTALETSMAALEGGKHGLAFASGMSAIDTAVRLLSNGDHVVVSDDVYGGTRRLFTNVMERFGLEFTFVDTSNLKKLDNAMAKNTKMLWIETPTNPLLKITDLAAATKIARRSGVLTVVDNTFMSPYFQQPLQLGANIVVHSTTKYLGGHSDVVGGAVVVNNESIYQKLKFLQNAAGAVPGPFDCWLVLRGIRTLAARMERHEQNAHKIAEFLETHSRVGRVIYPGLASHPQHALARRQMSGFGGIISFEPIGGIKSARKILKSTKLFTLAESLGGVESLISLPSAMTHASVPPEARKKIGIKDELIRLSVGIEDADDLIEDLGKSLVGA from the coding sequence TTGAAGTTCGCTACAAAGGCAATACACATCGGGCAGGAGCCTGAGAAATCAACCGGTTCTGTCGTGGTGCCGATCTATCAGACATCAACCTATGCCCAGGACGGGGTCGACAAATCAAGGGGGTACGAATACTCCCGGACCGCCAATCCAACAAGGACCGCGCTTGAGACAAGCATGGCGGCACTGGAAGGCGGGAAGCACGGTTTGGCATTCGCCTCTGGCATGAGCGCGATCGACACCGCGGTTAGATTGCTGAGCAATGGCGACCATGTCGTGGTTTCGGACGACGTTTATGGCGGCACGCGGAGATTGTTCACAAACGTCATGGAGCGATTCGGGCTGGAGTTCACCTTCGTCGACACGAGCAACCTAAAGAAACTGGACAATGCGATGGCAAAGAACACAAAGATGCTCTGGATAGAAACTCCGACCAACCCTCTGCTCAAGATAACTGATCTTGCGGCTGCGACGAAGATCGCAAGACGCAGTGGCGTCCTGACCGTCGTCGACAACACCTTTATGAGCCCGTACTTCCAACAGCCGCTGCAGTTGGGAGCGAACATCGTCGTCCATAGCACGACGAAGTACCTGGGTGGACATAGCGATGTCGTTGGCGGTGCTGTCGTTGTCAACAATGAATCCATCTACCAAAAGCTCAAGTTCCTTCAGAACGCGGCTGGCGCAGTGCCCGGTCCGTTTGATTGCTGGCTGGTGCTGAGAGGCATACGGACGCTTGCAGCCAGAATGGAAAGGCATGAGCAGAATGCACACAAGATCGCAGAGTTTCTAGAGACCCACTCCCGGGTGGGGCGCGTGATCTATCCAGGCTTGGCATCCCATCCTCAGCACGCCTTGGCAAGGCGGCAGATGAGCGGCTTCGGAGGCATAATCTCTTTCGAGCCGATTGGAGGTATCAAGAGCGCAAGAAAGATTCTCAAGTCGACCAAGCTCTTCACTCTCGCAGAGAGCCTAGGAGGCGTGGAGTCGTTGATCTCTCTCCCATCAGCAATGACACATGCATCAGTTCCGCCCGAGGCTAGGAAGAAGATAGGAATCAAGGATGAATTGATCAGACTCTCTGTCGGCATCGAAGACGCGGATGACCTCATAGAGGACCTGGGCAAGTCGCTAGTTGGTGCTTGA